DNA from Deltaproteobacteria bacterium:
GTGGGCCGAGGCCGGGCGGTCTCCCGGCGCGGCAGCGCAGAGGCTCTCGAGCGCCGCGGCCAGCTCCTCCGACGTCCCCTCTGGCAGCGGTGTCAGGGGGGCGGCCTCGCCGGCCAGGAGGGCGGCGCGATCGAAGGGCGAGGCGCCGAGGAGGCACTCCCGCAGGAGGATGCCCAGGGCGTAGAGGTCGGCCCGGGCGTCGCCGGGGTTGCCCGCCTGCAGCTCGGGGGCGGCGTAGCCCAGGGTGCCCGCCCGGGGGGCGGCGCCCTCCGGCCCCGGCGTCGCGGGGGTGGAGGCGTGGGCGGTGGCCACCCCGAAGTCGGCGACCACGACGCTCTCGAGGGGATCACCGCCGTGGCGGAAGAGGAGGTTGGCCGGCTTGAGGTCGCCGTGGACCACGCCGGCGCCGTGCACCACCTCGAGGGTCTCGAGCACCCCCCGGGCCAGCCGGCGCACGGCCCGCGCCGGGAAGGCGGCCCGGGCCTCGAGCCGGTCGCGCAGGGAGCCTCCGGCGAGGTGCTCCATCACCACCACCCCCCGCGAGGCGT
Protein-coding regions in this window:
- a CDS encoding serine/threonine-protein kinase, whose product is MSAADRDGKVAAHLELADEARARGELALALSHYERALAWDLDHPRASALAAALRADLAPGRRAQDPGETLALPRSALGPIASRYRLLRELGRGGAGTVYLAEDLHLERRVAIKVLHRAAAGADPGRDLPEARLVGALSHPGVVRILDLDASRGVVVMEHLAGGSLRDRLEARAAFPARAVRRLARGVLETLEVVHGAGVVHGDLKPANLLFRHGGDPLESVVVADFGVATAHASTPATPGPEGAAPRAGTLGYAAPELQAGNPGDARADLYALGILLRECLLGASPFDRAALLAGEAAPLTPLPEGTSEELAAALESLCAAAPGDRPASAHEALARFA